Part of the Tenacibaculum sp. SZ-18 genome, ATATTTCGGAATTGAATATAATAATCATTATACTCGTTATGATAACCTCACAAGGTTTAAAACTATTCATCAACCTTGTTCAGAATGTCCAGACTCTCCATGTATTGATAATATAGATCCAATTGATGGAAAATATGAGTTTAAACTTCCTTATGTACTTTCATTAGATGGAAATGACTACCGCGAAATGTCTTTAACAATTGAAAAAGACTCTACATTCAACTTTAAAGTACAATATTATTCAGATTCAAATATTGAAAAGGACCAAACTTTTAATTACAAAGGAAAATCTACAATTGACAAGGACACAGTATTAATAAGATTTAATAAGTTCAACCAAGAGTTAATTCGATATTTTAATCCAAAAAACGAACCTAACCTTTTACTAATAAATGATAGCACCTACAGGTTTTCAAAAAATATAAGAGGACTTGTTTTAGACGAAGTTTTCTGTGAAAATTGGGATATAAAAAAATACACGAATAAAGAGGAATAAAAAAGTTAATTTTAACGAATTCTCACAAAAAATATTCAACAACCTTATGATAAAATCATTTTTAAACTTTTTATTCCCAGGTTATTCAGAACATAAAAAAGAACAAAAAGATAATTTAAATTATCAAAAACCTGATGTGCATAGAGGAAACGACACTGCAATCGATTCATCTAATAAAGAATCACTTACAGAAACCAACAATATCACTACGATAAAAATTCCTGATCTAGGATTTAAAGAAAACTCAGTAGTTACGAAGTGGAAAGTAAAAGAAAATGATTGGGTAAAAAAAGGAGATGTTTTATGTGAAGTAGATGTTGGAAAATACATAATGGAGTTGGAAAGTTTCATAGAGGGTAAAATAATTTGGACTTGTGATTTAAATAAATTAATACCAATTAATTCTGAAATTTGTAAAATTCAAGGATCAATTTTCGTAGATGAGAACCGTCGTTTTTAACCTATCGTAAAACTCTTATCAATTCGTTCAATAGAATATCTCAACCTCATAAAATACTCTTAATCCAAAAATATCAGTTGTAGCGTGGCTACTTTTATAGTATTAGCTGATAAGATAATTTGTTTACTCAGAGAAAATCGAAATCAGAAACGACTAATAAAACTAGATGTATTTATTAACACTAATAAGAATTCTTTATCTCATAATTTAAAAACACTAAGATTTTAAACCACAAAAGAAACATTACAGTAAAAAAACTTTCCTAACTTGTCAATCTAAATTTACCAATAACCACGAAAGAACTAACTATGAAAAAAGTCTTTTTATTACTAGTATTTATAACCAGTTTAAATTTCTCACAAAATAAGCAATCCAATTTCAGCTTTGACACCAATTTTTTTGATGCTGTTGATAAATGGGTAGTTTTCCCAAATACTGACTCTAGTCTTGTACATGCTTATGGTTTTATTTATCTAGATAATACTGCAGGTTTTACTTTTGACTTTGAAAACAAGTTAGTTGTTCTTGAAGACGGATTAAAAAATTTAAAAAGAGAAACTGAACCTGGAACAGTAAAATATAGACTAGAACCGAACACTAATAAAGTTGTTATTTTAACAGATGAACAAATAAAAGAATTAAACTTACCCAAAGTTCCGACATGGTTATCTTTGTATAAAGAAGGCTCTAATGAAATTAGTTATTTAAAAAACGAAGGATATCATTACAACCATGTTGGAGCCTGTGAAAATGCCTTGAAACCATTGTTAAAAGCTTACAAGATGAACCCTCATTTTGAAGGATTAGAATTTGAATTGGCCTATGCATATAATCATCTAAAAAAATATGAAGAGGCAATTCCAATATTAAAGAAAGCATTAAAAAACAATCCGAAAGATTTCTATTTTTTCCGTGAACTGGGTTACTCTTATGTGCATTTAGGTAAAATTAAAAAAGCAGAAAGTACTTATACTAAAGGAATTGAGATTTCAAATAATGACTTTGAAAAAAGCGAAATGGCTTTAAACATGGCTCAGGCTTATTTCAAACTAAAAAACAGAAAAAAATTCGATCAATGGGCTAAGCTTACTAGAAAATACGCTCAGAAAAATGCTGACTATGTAAAGTACATTGAATCATTCGAGAAAAACTGGTATGAAGAATAATTTTTGGTTCAATAATTGATAATCTGTAACGATTAAATTATAAACTATGAAAAATTTATTCTTGCTTTTTCTTACTGCAATTTCTTACCAATCAAGTTTTAGCCAAGTCAAAAATAACATCAATGTAATAATACCTAATTGTGGTATCGAATCCCAATGGACTTCCATTAAAAACAACATATCTGAAGAATACAAAGCAATTTATCAAGTTAAAGATTATCATGAATGGGATAATTTCATTATTGAAAACTTTAACCCTAAAAAATCGACTATTCCGAAGTTCTTAATCAAAGGACTGAATACAAATTCTCTTTCATCCACAACCGGGAAATGGGTTAACAGAATGTTTTTTCCAGGGGAAACAATGCTTCTAACAATATATAATCAAGAAGACAAAAATGACCATTCTTCTTTTTACATTTATGCTTCTGGAACGGTAGTTAAAAAAAAGAATAATAAGTTCCCTTTCATTGAAAAAATTGAAAATTACGAGTTGAAAGTAACCAATACAACTAGTAACATGTCTCAAACTATAATGAATATTAAAAATATCCCATCCTGGTCTGCAGGTGGTTACGAAGGAGGGCTGTTCATTTATTGGATTGGTGACTTAAATGGAGATAACAAAATTGATATGTTAATTGGTTATTCTAATCATTATGCAGCTACTGAAACACTCTTATTTCTTTCTAATAAAAATGGCAAAAAACTTTTTAATAAGTATTCCGTTGGAGGCTGTTCCTTAGATTAATCAAGCTTTATTGTTTCAATAAAAGATTTTGAGTATTTTTATATTGCTAATTCTTATAGAAAATGAAAAAGAAACAAATACTTTGTATCCTAGCACTTTTTTGTCTAGGTCTTATAAATAGTCAAAACAAACTAAACGTCTCAAAAAAACTATATCCAATAATCGAAAATGGGTTGTGGGGTTATATTGATAGTTCAGGAAAACAAATTATCAAACCAAAATTTAAATCTGCCTCTTTATTTGAAGAAAATTTAGCCGCAGTGAGACTCAACGGAAATTATGGTTACATCGATGTTACTGGAGCATTTAAAATCCATCCAAAATTTGATATGGCTCATAAATTTCAAAATGGAATTGCACTAGTTTACATTGATGGAAAACCATTTCTCATAAATAAAAAAGGCGACAAGTTATTTGATCATAACTATAGTGAAATCAAAAAGTCTAGTGAGGAAAACATCTATTTTGTTCGCAATAAGAAAGGAAAATTTGGACTTATTACTAAATCTGGAAAGAAAATTATTTCTCCAATATTTACTCGTGTTGGTTCTTTTTCAAATGAACGTTTAATCGTTCATAAAAACAAAAAAACTGGTGTAATCGACACAAATGGAAAATGGATAATCCCTTTAGGAAAATATGACAAAATTTACCCTTTTAAAAATGGCTTGGCGTTAGTAACAATACCTGGTGTAAAAGAAAATGAAGATGACCAAGCTTTTATTAATGTCAATGATAAAATAGAATTTAAAATTCCTTATGATAATTGGAGATTAGAATATGGTTACGAGTTTTTTAATGATGATGTTGCTTGCATTAAAATTACGCCTTCGCAATCCAATAACTTAATAATTTCAAATTCAGACAAACTTCCAGATTACGCTGGAGTAATTAACACAGATGGAAATGTTTTATTCAGCAATAAAGACTTTAAGGAAATTACACCTTTTTCAAATGATGCAGCCTTTGTAGAAAACTTCAAAAACAAATACTGGCTAATAAATTCGAAGGGAGAGATTATTAGTCCAGAAATTACTGACTTAGTACATGATACTTATGATGTAAAACCTGAAAAGCTATTTGAAAATGGAATCGATTTTGTTAAAACAAAAGATGGTTGGGGCGTTATTAATACCAAAGGAGAATTCATAAAAAAGCCAAGAGAATTTGATTTTGATTATAGTCATGTGAGTCGATCTGGAAGATTCTTAATTCTTCATCAAGACATAAGTATAGAAAATGATTCTTACTCTTATCAATATGGTTTTTGGGATTCACAAAATGACATTGTAATTGAACCTCAATTTTTTAGATTAGAATTTTTACACAACAATGACCTTATCTATGTTTTAAATAATAAAGGAGAAGTCGGATACATCGATTATAAGGGAAATTATATTTGGAAGCATAAAGAGAATAAAGAAATCAAAAAATTGAATATCGACTATATGAATAGAGGTTATTTTTATGCTTCTTCTCCATATAAAAAAGAACTTGCTGGTTATGGCGGTTGGGGTGGTTCAAATAATAATTTTCAAAAAAACAATGATGTAACTAAACTTGAAAATGAAAAATTCGAGGTGTATGTTGATTCTGAAATAAAAGATATTTACAAGAAAGAATATAATGGCATTAAATTATTTGTTCGTAATAATTCTAAAGACACAATTTTCTTTGATGCTCAGGATAGCAGACTGGATTTAAAAATTCAAGCAAAAGATAAAAAAGGGAAATGGAGAGATATTGAATATTCACCAAACAGTTGGTGCGGAAATAGCTACCATTCTTTGTTCTTACCTTATAATCATTTTTGGGAATTTACCATCCCTGTTTATGAAGGTGAATTTCAAACTGAACTAAGAGCAAAGTTATCTTATAAAAAGACTCTTGAGGGTAAAGAAAAATCAATTTACAGTAATAATTTTAAAGGTAGTGTAAATCCAGCTCAATTCTGGAGGAAACAAACCTATTATTCAAAAGGACTAATGGATCCATACAATGATTAAAATGAAACTAATACTTAAACTGTTACTTGTTTTAACGCTAACAATAACCAGTAGTTGCAACGCACAAAAGAATAAGCTTAGCGAAACAACTCAATCATATTTTAATAAATTGCCTGTATTACAAGATAGGGTAACTGATTTTGAGAATATTTTTACTTCAAATCAAAAAGAAAACTTGACTAAAATTATCAAAGATTTCAAAGCAAAGACTACAAATCAAATAGCAATTGTTTCTGTTAAATCAATTGGTGAATATGAAAACTTTGACAGGTTTTCTCAGGATTTGAGCGACTTTAATGGAGTTGGGCAAAAGGGTTTAGATAATGGTCTTACCATTGTTTTCAGTAAAAACCTAAGAAAAATTCGAATATCTACAGGAACTGGAACTGAGAAAATACTTACAGATAACATGTGTCAAAAAATCTTAAATGAATTAATTTTGCCAGAATTTAG contains:
- a CDS encoding copper resistance protein NlpE N-terminal domain-containing protein; the protein is MKFIKFLFLLFLIFNCKENNSKKPSEVRIDYNLFPENWQKLTKVNGEFVIYYPCSRNEGNIELMSISNGYKILKIGLQEYHEDFLVKEIIKYGDNYILKATSRKNDDPIIFSIEKNPNIEKTYYWKWKYFGIEYNNHYTRYDNLTRFKTIHQPCSECPDSPCIDNIDPIDGKYEFKLPYVLSLDGNDYREMSLTIEKDSTFNFKVQYYSDSNIEKDQTFNYKGKSTIDKDTVLIRFNKFNQELIRYFNPKNEPNLLLINDSTYRFSKNIRGLVLDEVFCENWDIKKYTNKEE
- a CDS encoding biotin/lipoyl-containing protein, which produces MIKSFLNFLFPGYSEHKKEQKDNLNYQKPDVHRGNDTAIDSSNKESLTETNNITTIKIPDLGFKENSVVTKWKVKENDWVKKGDVLCEVDVGKYIMELESFIEGKIIWTCDLNKLIPINSEICKIQGSIFVDENRRF
- a CDS encoding tetratricopeptide repeat protein, translated to MKKVFLLLVFITSLNFSQNKQSNFSFDTNFFDAVDKWVVFPNTDSSLVHAYGFIYLDNTAGFTFDFENKLVVLEDGLKNLKRETEPGTVKYRLEPNTNKVVILTDEQIKELNLPKVPTWLSLYKEGSNEISYLKNEGYHYNHVGACENALKPLLKAYKMNPHFEGLEFELAYAYNHLKKYEEAIPILKKALKNNPKDFYFFRELGYSYVHLGKIKKAESTYTKGIEISNNDFEKSEMALNMAQAYFKLKNRKKFDQWAKLTRKYAQKNADYVKYIESFEKNWYEE
- a CDS encoding WG repeat-containing protein; amino-acid sequence: MKKKQILCILALFCLGLINSQNKLNVSKKLYPIIENGLWGYIDSSGKQIIKPKFKSASLFEENLAAVRLNGNYGYIDVTGAFKIHPKFDMAHKFQNGIALVYIDGKPFLINKKGDKLFDHNYSEIKKSSEENIYFVRNKKGKFGLITKSGKKIISPIFTRVGSFSNERLIVHKNKKTGVIDTNGKWIIPLGKYDKIYPFKNGLALVTIPGVKENEDDQAFINVNDKIEFKIPYDNWRLEYGYEFFNDDVACIKITPSQSNNLIISNSDKLPDYAGVINTDGNVLFSNKDFKEITPFSNDAAFVENFKNKYWLINSKGEIISPEITDLVHDTYDVKPEKLFENGIDFVKTKDGWGVINTKGEFIKKPREFDFDYSHVSRSGRFLILHQDISIENDSYSYQYGFWDSQNDIVIEPQFFRLEFLHNNDLIYVLNNKGEVGYIDYKGNYIWKHKENKEIKKLNIDYMNRGYFYASSPYKKELAGYGGWGGSNNNFQKNNDVTKLENEKFEVYVDSEIKDIYKKEYNGIKLFVRNNSKDTIFFDAQDSRLDLKIQAKDKKGKWRDIEYSPNSWCGNSYHSLFLPYNHFWEFTIPVYEGEFQTELRAKLSYKKTLEGKEKSIYSNNFKGSVNPAQFWRKQTYYSKGLMDPYND
- a CDS encoding TPM domain-containing protein, coding for MKLILKLLLVLTLTITSSCNAQKNKLSETTQSYFNKLPVLQDRVTDFENIFTSNQKENLTKIIKDFKAKTTNQIAIVSVKSIGEYENFDRFSQDLSDFNGVGQKGLDNGLTIVFSKNLRKIRISTGTGTEKILTDNMCQKILNELILPEFREGKYYQGIESGLNSLIKNWTK